A genomic segment from Gossypium hirsutum isolate 1008001.06 chromosome D04, Gossypium_hirsutum_v2.1, whole genome shotgun sequence encodes:
- the LOC107899319 gene encoding hsp70 nucleotide exchange factor fes1 — MAKDGPNWDGLLKWSIANSDGTRPTRNLSEEDKRWFMEAMQSQTVDVIKRMKEITMVMQTPEQVLEAQGVTAADIEDMLDELQEHVESIDMANDLHSIGGLVPLLGYLKNSHANIRAKAAEVVSTIVQNNPRSQQLVMEANGLEPLLSNFASDPDVTVRTKALGAISSLIRHNKPGIAAFRLANGYAALRDAVGADSARFQRKALNLIQYLLHENYSDCNVVKELGLPRVMLHLASSEDAEVREAALRGLLELARDKTGGSNGGLGEEDEKLKQILEDRIKGISLMSPEDLGATREERQLVDCLWSTCYKEPSSLREKGLLSLPGEDDPPPDVASKHFEPPLRGWAANHTGDSKPRVKKQEAPLLLGPIPPN; from the exons ATGGCCAAAGACGGACCCAACTGGGATGGATTGCTGAAGTGGAGCATTGCTAACTCTGATGGAACTCGACCTACTCGTAATTTAAG TGAGGAAGATAAAAGATGGTTTATGGAAGCAATGCAATCGCAGACCGTTGATGTGATTAAGCGAATGAAAGAGATAACTATGGTTATGCAAACTCCAGAGCAGGTTTTGGAAGCTCAAGGAGTTACAGCTGCTGATATCGAAG ATATGTTGGATGAGTTGCAAGAGCACGTTGAGTCTATTGACATGGCAAATG ATCTACACTCAATTGGTGGTTTAGTCCCTCTCCTTGGTTATCTGAAGAATTCACATGCTAATATTCGAGCCAAAGCTGCAGAAGTCGTATCCACCATTGTACAAAATAATCCCCGGAGTCAACAGTTGGTTATGGAAGCAAATGGCTTAGAGCCTCTCCTTTCCAATTTTGCCTCTGACCCTGATGTAACTGTTCGAACCAAAGCACTTGGTGCAATATCTT CCTTGATCCGCCACAACAAACCCGGTATTGCTGCATTTCGACTTGCAAATGGTTATGCAGCCTTGAGAGATGCTGTGGGAGCTGATAGTGCAAGATTTCAAAG GAAAGCCTTGAACTTGATTCAATATCTACTGCATGAAAATTATTCAGATTGCAATGTTGTAAAAGAGCTGGGGCTCCCTCGTGTAATGTTGCATCTTGCCTCGAGTGAGGATGCAGAAGTAAGAGAAGCTGCTCTTCGTGGTCTCCTTGAGCTTGCCCGGGACAAGACAGGTGGGAGTAATGGTGGtttaggtgaagaagatgagaagctGAAGCAAATTCTCGAGGATCGAATTAAAGGTATCAGCTTGATGTCTCCTGAAGACCTTGGGGCTACTAGGGAGGAAAGGCAGCTTGTGGACTGCCTGTGGAGTACATGTTATAAGGAGCCTTCGTCCCTTCGAGAGAAGGGACTTTTATCACTTCCCGGTGAAGATGACCCTCCACCTGATGTTGCCAGCAAGCATTTTGAGCCTCCTCTCAGAGGTTGGGCTGCAAATCATACTGGCGATTCAAAGCCCAGAGTGAAAAAGCAAGAGGCTCCTCTATTATTAGGACCAATCCCTCCAAACTGA